A region from the Lolium perenne isolate Kyuss_39 chromosome 4, Kyuss_2.0, whole genome shotgun sequence genome encodes:
- the LOC127294588 gene encoding uncharacterized protein isoform X3, whose protein sequence is MAISFSPARRHRTLGMERRGDQAGAVPGGATTAVLGRSRLLNLSVMARASSRSRSSGGGCERPRRAPAQGRGGRRELGKGGRGELRLRLMGQVEQHDAGAPARGEEPVDRGRRATTAEGAWRRCCASSPAFSTRIAWFVSPCFFSVMLFRPWCWPCSTILSFCTSWSRHLRIC, encoded by the exons ATGGCGATCTCCTTCTCCCCCGCGCGGCGACACCGGACGCTCGGGATGGAGCGgcgcggcgaccaggccggcgcagTGCCGGGAGGCGCGACGACGGCGGTTCTCGGCAGGAGCCGCCTCCTGAATCTCTCCGTCATGGCGCGAGCGAGCTCCAGATCGAGATCGAGCGGGGGCGGCTGTGAGCGGCCGCGGCGTGCTCCGGCTCAGGGAAGGGGAGGCCGGCGCGAGCTCGGGAAGGGCGGGCGCGGCGAGCTCCGGCTCCGTCTCATGGGGCAGGTGGAGCAGCACGACGCCGGGGCTCCAGCTCGTGGAGAAGAGCCGGTAGACAGAGGACGGCGAGCGACGACCGCGGAG GGTGCTTGGCGACGCTGCTGCGCTTCTTCCCCGGCCTTCTCGACTCGCATAGCCTGGTTTGTCTCCCCCTGCTTCTTCTCAGTTAT GTTGTTCCGTCCGTGGTGCTGGCCTTGTTCCACGATCTTATCTTTTTGCACGAGCTG GTCTCGCCACTTGAGGATTTGCTAG
- the LOC127294588 gene encoding uncharacterized protein isoform X1, whose amino-acid sequence MVGPRPARTRAFRVASASKVRTSAPRRHRARFVPLPAPVGFVSAGLPKRKWDGFFPVVSPEVATRNRKRRKVIHDRQRGRTPDAPFTSPLEPLWVGFTTEEVDILKAGYADKSYYGGPDYRCGRCKASFWYQERVKSASAITERRVVYNNCCKGGKVFIAPFKEPPEFLRALLDFDGTVII is encoded by the exons ATGGTTGGCCCTCGTCCTGCCCGTACAAGAGCATTCAGGGTGGCTTCTGCTTCTAAAGTTCGAACCAGTGCGCCTAGGCGCCATAGAGCCCGGTTTGTGCCACTGCCGGCGCCTGTTGGGTTTGTTTCTGCAGGCCTCCCCAAAAGAAAAT GGGATGGTTTCTTCCCTGTTGTTAGTCCAGAGGTTGCTACTAGAAACCGAAAAAGGCGCAAGGTCATACATGATAGGCAGCGTGGGCGCACACCAG ATGCTCCATTTACTTCCCCCTTGGAGCCTTTGTGGGTTGGGTTTACAACAGAGGAGGTTGATATCTTAAAAG CTGGCTATGCAGATAAGTCTTACTATGGAGGGCCGGACTATCGTTGTGGCCGGTGTAAGGCGAGTTTCTGGTACCAGGAAAGGGTGAAGAGTGCGTCTGCGATCACTGAAAGGCGAGTTGTCTATAACAATTGCTGCAAAGGTGGGAAGGTCTTTATTGCACCTTTCAAGGAGCCGCCGGAGTTCCTGCGTGCCCTCCTTGATTTCGATGGCACTGTCATCATATAA
- the LOC127294588 gene encoding uncharacterized protein isoform X2, translating into MAISFSPARRHRTLGMERRGDQAGAVPGGATTAVLGRSRLLNLSVMARASSRSRSSGGGCERPRRAPAQGRGGRRELGKGGRGELRLRLMGQVEQHDAGAPARGEEPVDRGRRATTAEGAWRRCCASSPAFSTRIAWFVSPCFFSVMLFRPWCWPCSTILSFCTSWLVFFFFFKLGLAT; encoded by the exons ATGGCGATCTCCTTCTCCCCCGCGCGGCGACACCGGACGCTCGGGATGGAGCGgcgcggcgaccaggccggcgcagTGCCGGGAGGCGCGACGACGGCGGTTCTCGGCAGGAGCCGCCTCCTGAATCTCTCCGTCATGGCGCGAGCGAGCTCCAGATCGAGATCGAGCGGGGGCGGCTGTGAGCGGCCGCGGCGTGCTCCGGCTCAGGGAAGGGGAGGCCGGCGCGAGCTCGGGAAGGGCGGGCGCGGCGAGCTCCGGCTCCGTCTCATGGGGCAGGTGGAGCAGCACGACGCCGGGGCTCCAGCTCGTGGAGAAGAGCCGGTAGACAGAGGACGGCGAGCGACGACCGCGGAG GGTGCTTGGCGACGCTGCTGCGCTTCTTCCCCGGCCTTCTCGACTCGCATAGCCTGGTTTGTCTCCCCCTGCTTCTTCTCAGTTAT GTTGTTCCGTCCGTGGTGCTGGCCTTGTTCCACGATCTTATCTTTTTGCACGAGCTGGTtggtcttcttttttttttttaaactCG GTCTCGCCACTTGA
- the LOC127294588 gene encoding uncharacterized protein isoform X5, with the protein MAISFSPARRHRTLGMERRGDQAGAVPGGATTAVLGRSRLLNLSVMARASSRSRSSGGGCERPRRAPAQGRGGRRELGKGGRGELRLRLMGQVEQHDAGAPARGEEPVDRGRRATTAEGAWRRCCASSPAFSTRIAWLFRPWCWPCSTILSFCTSWSRHLRIC; encoded by the exons ATGGCGATCTCCTTCTCCCCCGCGCGGCGACACCGGACGCTCGGGATGGAGCGgcgcggcgaccaggccggcgcagTGCCGGGAGGCGCGACGACGGCGGTTCTCGGCAGGAGCCGCCTCCTGAATCTCTCCGTCATGGCGCGAGCGAGCTCCAGATCGAGATCGAGCGGGGGCGGCTGTGAGCGGCCGCGGCGTGCTCCGGCTCAGGGAAGGGGAGGCCGGCGCGAGCTCGGGAAGGGCGGGCGCGGCGAGCTCCGGCTCCGTCTCATGGGGCAGGTGGAGCAGCACGACGCCGGGGCTCCAGCTCGTGGAGAAGAGCCGGTAGACAGAGGACGGCGAGCGACGACCGCGGAG GGTGCTTGGCGACGCTGCTGCGCTTCTTCCCCGGCCTTCTCGACTCGCATAGCCTG GTTGTTCCGTCCGTGGTGCTGGCCTTGTTCCACGATCTTATCTTTTTGCACGAGCTG GTCTCGCCACTTGAGGATTTGCTAG
- the LOC127294588 gene encoding uncharacterized protein isoform X6, producing the protein MTKPDPPSGCLATLLRFFPGLLDSHSLVCLPLLLLSYVVPSVVLALFHDLIFLHELVSPLEDLLGLNGVVFCSQLHPSVCAE; encoded by the exons ATGACCAAGCCAGATCCACCTTCAG GGTGCTTGGCGACGCTGCTGCGCTTCTTCCCCGGCCTTCTCGACTCGCATAGCCTGGTTTGTCTCCCCCTGCTTCTTCTCAGTTAT GTTGTTCCGTCCGTGGTGCTGGCCTTGTTCCACGATCTTATCTTTTTGCACGAGCTG GTCTCGCCACTTGAGGATTTGCTAGGGCTGAACGGTGTTGTCTTCTGCTCGCAGCTCCACCCAAG TGTATGTGCAGAGTGA
- the LOC127294588 gene encoding uncharacterized protein isoform X4, whose amino-acid sequence MAISFSPARRHRTLGMERRGDQAGAVPGGATTAVLGRSRLLNLSVMARASSRSRSSGGGCERPRRAPAQGRGGRRELGKGGRGELRLRLMGQVEQHDAGAPARGEEPVDRGRRATTAEGAWRRCCASSPAFSTRIAWLFRPWCWPCSTILSFCTSWLVFFFFFKLGLAT is encoded by the exons ATGGCGATCTCCTTCTCCCCCGCGCGGCGACACCGGACGCTCGGGATGGAGCGgcgcggcgaccaggccggcgcagTGCCGGGAGGCGCGACGACGGCGGTTCTCGGCAGGAGCCGCCTCCTGAATCTCTCCGTCATGGCGCGAGCGAGCTCCAGATCGAGATCGAGCGGGGGCGGCTGTGAGCGGCCGCGGCGTGCTCCGGCTCAGGGAAGGGGAGGCCGGCGCGAGCTCGGGAAGGGCGGGCGCGGCGAGCTCCGGCTCCGTCTCATGGGGCAGGTGGAGCAGCACGACGCCGGGGCTCCAGCTCGTGGAGAAGAGCCGGTAGACAGAGGACGGCGAGCGACGACCGCGGAG GGTGCTTGGCGACGCTGCTGCGCTTCTTCCCCGGCCTTCTCGACTCGCATAGCCTG GTTGTTCCGTCCGTGGTGCTGGCCTTGTTCCACGATCTTATCTTTTTGCACGAGCTGGTtggtcttcttttttttttttaaactCG GTCTCGCCACTTGA